TGCGCGGCGGACGCCAGGCGCGGCTGTCGAGCTTCGCATCTTCCATCCTTCAGTGCCGATCACGCACTGTTACTGGATTCGGATCAGGGGCTGGTTACGTACTATTCTGTTGGGGCCGTGGAGGTCCGGTTGATCTTGAGTGCTCACACGCACGTGCCGATGAGCGCATGGTTTGCTTGGTCGCGAACCCTATGGGGCCTCGGAACTGCGATACGGGAGTTCCAGGGAGTGCTCCTCCAGGCTGCGGAGGATCACTTGTCCGTCTCGTACTTGGTTGAGTAGGAACAGTTCCCGCGTCCGGCAGTCCGGGCAGATGCTGGCCATTGCCAGCGGCCAGAGATCGACTGGGCTTGATGGACCGCTGTCGACGTAGATGCGGTCTGGGCGTAGGGGGTAGGTGGTTGATCGTCGAATGGTTCCCAGCTTGGATGGCTGCCGCGTAGCAGCAGACCGACTATGCGGTAGGAGGAGTCGTCGAGGTATTCGCAGCGCTCTACCCAGTACCACTCGATACCCGACAGCCAGTTGACCGAGCTGATGGCCGAGACCACGCGTGGTTCGAGTTTCTCGACGTCTTCGTCGACCTCGTGGCTCGTGCGGACGCCGTGGGCGTGGTGGGAGCTGTTGCGGAAGTCCTTGATCTCTTCCAGGAGCGCTCGTGTCGAGCCACGCTCCTGCAGAATTTCCAATTCCGATAGGACCGGGGTCTCAACCTCTTCCAGGAAGCGTTCGATCAGCCAGAGCCAGGTGCCGAAGGTTGCCCCGCTGCGGAACTGTTGGCGAAGGGAGCGGGTGAAACCGTTGTGGTGTGCGATGAGTTCGCTGAGAGCAAGGATGCCTAGCGTCCGTGCGGTGCCTTCTCCGAGCTTGAGCAGGCCGTCCTTGCGCTCCGCTGGGTGTGTGCCGACACGGTAACGGCGGGCGAGGGCAGCCATGTGGAAGGGATAGCTTTATTCTGCGCGCCAAATGGGATCGTCGAAGGGGCGAACCAGTTGACCTGCGAGCCGGGCCTCATGGGAGGCGAACCTGATGGTGGTTCGGATCTCCTCACTGAGGGTCTCGCTGCCGGAGAAGATGTTCGGCAGGATGCCCTCAGTCGCGGTCCGCAGGGCACGGCGCGCTTCCTGTACATCCTCAAGTAGATCGTCAACCGTGGCGTCGGTGACTAGCTCCACAGGTACAGGCGTGTCTAGCAGGTCACGCACGCGCGGGAATGCGCCGTGGTCCCTACGGGAGTTGAGCCACTCGCATAGTACTCTGCCGCGGCCCTGCAGCGGATGCAGCACGAATAAGGGGGTAACTGCTTCGCCGAACCCTGCGGGGAGAAGCCTCCAGTTGCCGGAGCGTCCCACGAGGTCGCCGCCCGAGCATTGCGTCAACTCGGAATCGTCCATTTCCGCGTCGGGAAGTTCAACGGCTGAGTCCACCGTGTGCAGATGCGGTGAAGTGAGGTGCTTCGGCGGGGCTGGCGCATCCTCGTCCGGCGCTGGGCGGCGCAGTTTGACCTTGTCCGTTTCCAGTCGGGCGAAATTTTGAAGCGCTTCGAAGGGGCCGTTGAAATCCGCCACGTAGAAGAGCGTGGATGGAATCTCGCATCCCAGTCGCGTCCGGTCGGGGTCGATCCAGGCATCAGGGGTGCGGGGTCGGACCTTGGTTCGGAGGTACTTCTCAGGCTCTTCATGCAACGGGAGGAAGACTGTGTTGCGCAACTCCACGTCGGGCTCCGGCGCCCCACGGCGCTGCTGGAGTTCACCGTCGGGGTCGCGTACGCCAAGCGCGTTGCGGACGGTCTTGTCGAACGCGGTTCCGCCGGGCCAGGCTTGGCCGGCGGCCTTGGCGGCACGGCGCAGCGCTGCACGGGCCTCGGAGATCGTGTCCCACGTCGTACCGACGAGTCCTCGGAGCGCCGTCAGCAGCGCCTTGGGGTCGTCCGTCCGTTGGATAGGCCGCAGAGCAGCGAGCCTGTCGAGGGCCTCCTCAGAGAGTTCGAAGCGCAGTCGTAGCGGATGCTCGATAACGATCTGGCGATAGAGCAGGTCCTGGTTCCGCACTACTCGCACGTGGTCGCGCGGGGACCTAGTTGGAGACTGGGCGGAGGACGTGGCTTCGCTGTAGAGCTGGACGATCTCGGTCAACTGATCAGGGCCAAGGTACTTGCGCTTATTACCGATCGACTGGCGCATCTTCTGCCAGTGTTCCTGGGCCTTTACAAGAATCACATGCCCCTGGTGATTGGCGGGCTTACGGTTGCTGAGCACCCACACGTATGTGCTGATGCCGGTGTTGGAGAAGAGTTGGTCAGGCAGGGCGACGATGCCTTCGAGCCAATCGTTCTCGATAATCCACCGTCGGATGCCAGACTCTCCTGACCCAGGAGAACCAGCGAACATGGGAGAGCCGTTGAAGGCGATCGCGATACGGCTCCCACCTCGTCCGGAGTCGTCCACGGGCTTCATCTTTGCCAGCATATGCTGGAGGAACAGCAGGGACCCATCGTTGATACGAGGAAGCCCGGCGCCGAAACGGCCTTGGTAACCGTGGCGTTCATGCTCCGTCCGGACGTATTGCTCGACGTTCCTCCAATCGACACCGAACGGGGGGTGGGCCAGTAGATAGTCGAATCGTTCTGCAGCGAACAGATCCTCGCGAAGAACGTCTCCGAAGGCAACCAGGTCCGGGTCTCGCCCGCTCATCAGCATGTTGGAGCGGGCGATCGCCCAACTCTCAGCGTTCAGTTCCTGGCCGGACAGGCGGACTTGGGCCTCGGGATTCATGCCGGTGATGCGGTCGGCCGCCTCACTGAGTAAACCGCCAGCGCCAC
The window above is part of the Amycolatopsis thermoflava N1165 genome. Proteins encoded here:
- a CDS encoding N-6 DNA methylase, which gives rise to MGERMSDSVTQLSRLIWSVADLLRGDFKRSDYGRVLLPFTVLRRLDCLLMPTRRSVLDAVESLDHGSADSDAVLRDASGHPFYNTSRFTLGDTVTNGPQMAERLLLDYVRSFSQNIQQVFERFGFDATVKRLTDSDLLYHVVGRFHHLDMGPALSVHEMSFIFEDLVRRFAEQPSEISGEHDTPRDVSQLMAALVIEPDPGQLTAPGLVRTVHDPVCGAGGLLSEAADRITGMNPEAQVRLSGQELNAESWAIARSNMLMSGRDPDLVAFGDVLREDLFAAERFDYLLAHPPFGVDWRNVEQYVRTEHERHGYQGRFGAGLPRINDGSLLFLQHMLAKMKPVDDSGRGGSRIAIAFNGSPMFAGSPGSGESGIRRWIIENDWLEGIVALPDQLFSNTGISTYVWVLSNRKPANHQGHVILVKAQEHWQKMRQSIGNKRKYLGPDQLTEIVQLYSEATSSAQSPTRSPRDHVRVVRNQDLLYRQIVIEHPLRLRFELSEEALDRLAALRPIQRTDDPKALLTALRGLVGTTWDTISEARAALRRAAKAAGQAWPGGTAFDKTVRNALGVRDPDGELQQRRGAPEPDVELRNTVFLPLHEEPEKYLRTKVRPRTPDAWIDPDRTRLGCEIPSTLFYVADFNGPFEALQNFARLETDKVKLRRPAPDEDAPAPPKHLTSPHLHTVDSAVELPDAEMDDSELTQCSGGDLVGRSGNWRLLPAGFGEAVTPLFVLHPLQGRGRVLCEWLNSRRDHGAFPRVRDLLDTPVPVELVTDATVDDLLEDVQEARRALRTATEGILPNIFSGSETLSEEIRTTIRFASHEARLAGQLVRPFDDPIWRAE